From one Desulfovulcanus ferrireducens genomic stretch:
- the rimO gene encoding 30S ribosomal protein S12 methylthiotransferase RimO produces the protein MNSISIYTISLGCPKNLVDTENMLGPLKNVCRNVDDPRKAQVILINTCAFIQPAIEESLQNILEMVEIVKESSQNPLLVVTGCLVSRFGQELKKEIPEVDIFLTIKDQSKWLEVLTRHFSNKLASNNQHSILKNQNSKLFPRLLTTPKSFAYLKISEGCNNKCSFCSIPSIRGRLKSKPLNQLIQEAEFLLDQGVKEIILVAQDSTAYGRDLGYKYGLMTLLEKLLSLSRLKWLRIMYLYPAGLSQSLLKFLAACGKPFVPYFDLPLQHAHPQILKSMGRPFAQNPQKIIDRIRNYFPEAALRTTLIVGYPGETDAHFQTLYDFVERNRFHHLGVFPYYPEQGTKAATLPQQVSDVEKRTRQDLIMRLQQKISTRILAEYEGENMDVLVDKAHPEWPGLFVGRVWFQAPEIDGVTYISGPDIHSGSMVYATIHEAKTYDLVALY, from the coding sequence ATGAACTCAATAAGTATTTATACCATAAGCCTTGGTTGCCCTAAAAACCTTGTGGACACGGAAAATATGCTTGGTCCACTAAAAAATGTTTGTCGCAACGTTGATGATCCAAGAAAGGCCCAGGTCATCCTCATTAATACCTGCGCCTTTATTCAACCGGCCATAGAGGAGTCCCTGCAAAATATCCTGGAAATGGTCGAAATAGTTAAGGAAAGTAGCCAAAACCCTCTATTGGTAGTTACTGGCTGCCTGGTCTCCCGTTTTGGTCAGGAATTAAAAAAAGAAATCCCTGAAGTGGATATTTTCCTGACCATCAAGGACCAGTCCAAGTGGCTAGAAGTTCTGACCAGACATTTTAGTAATAAGTTAGCTTCCAACAACCAACACTCAATACTCAAAAACCAAAACTCAAAACTGTTCCCCCGGCTGCTGACTACCCCTAAAAGCTTTGCTTATTTGAAAATTAGTGAAGGGTGCAACAATAAATGTTCTTTTTGCTCCATCCCTTCCATAAGGGGCCGCCTCAAATCCAAACCGCTGAACCAACTCATACAAGAAGCTGAATTTCTTTTAGACCAGGGAGTCAAGGAAATTATTCTTGTAGCCCAGGACAGTACTGCTTATGGACGGGATTTGGGTTACAAATATGGTCTTATGACCCTTTTAGAGAAGCTCTTGTCCTTGTCCAGGTTGAAGTGGCTTAGAATTATGTACCTCTACCCGGCCGGACTAAGTCAAAGCTTACTCAAATTTTTAGCTGCTTGCGGGAAGCCATTTGTACCTTATTTTGATCTGCCTCTGCAGCATGCCCATCCCCAAATCTTGAAGTCCATGGGGCGACCATTTGCTCAGAATCCTCAAAAAATCATTGACCGCATTCGTAATTATTTTCCTGAGGCCGCCCTCCGCACCACTTTGATCGTTGGCTATCCTGGCGAGACAGATGCCCATTTTCAGACCCTCTACGATTTTGTAGAACGTAACCGATTCCATCATCTCGGGGTGTTCCCTTATTATCCAGAACAAGGCACAAAGGCGGCAACACTTCCCCAGCAAGTTTCAGATGTGGAAAAAAGAACACGCCAGGACCTTATAATGAGGCTACAACAAAAAATTAGCACCCGGATACTGGCTGAATATGAAGGAGAAAACATGGATGTACTGGTGGACAAAGCACACCCTGAATGGCCGGGTCTATTTGTCGGAAGGGTCTGGTTCCAGGCACCGGAAATCGACGGGGTGACGTATATCAGTGGCCCTGACATCCATAGCGGATCAATGGTTTATGCCACGATCCACGAAGCCAAAACTTACGATCTTGTAGCGCTTTATTGA